From Paenibacillus graminis, a single genomic window includes:
- a CDS encoding Ig-like domain-containing protein: MKRKITIWAALILAGDLLLGTVSPTLGLGTPAVYAAGEFGMSATSPAAGEKNISLGSSIKLSFDRVVNPQNGDITITQAGNPFVTVSVGTLGLVGSSNYYEIRWGADKPLEPNKSYTVSLPKGLFKDGSGAESSAVSWEFTTSPEASQGVSITEFSPVNNSRVDSATLNQLSFKLDKKLQKGGGSAKLISSADNTLVQEFKFKDGEPNVNVQTDGTTTAVSMTLASKLTPGSTYYVLIDNYALKDDENRTFSGVSSGSIWSFTAKSTGAGANVSPAGGSTGVNPTSDLLLGFDRPMMPNAGVISLAPVNSSGGPRYFNVNSTAVTGGGTPTITIDAASEANPLLEKTMYTVTVPQGAFHDQDGNLFPASGPLTWSYTTSEVKGFGIEALSPADRSESVSLNPAIKITFNRNVVLNNKVAGPVILYKGDGTKLESTLSAGASAKEFIVTPAAAFDNNTTYYLDIANGAFVDANNSQVIYSGLSGKNAWSFQTYSLDKTAPVLKSAQVENNRTIRLKYDEALKTEAALLPSSFAVTVNDEKRAIDGISIQGDSIYITLNTGVTVGQVIKVSYSGGLRPIQDLSGNNASTFSQYQVVNGVQSALTTIKDGTLTGKTVLLNFNDALQAVNPNAYSQFNVYADGYSLGVNAISSSGAKINLSLDNAATNTQVIRVSYTAGSYPVVDTNGQNVANFSDFYIRNSADNVPPGFQNAAGSGNKIILTYNEGLSSSSLPMISQFSVLVGSKPNYVTAVAAGGNQVTLTLQSALAVNQPTTVSYVPGTSGIIDLNGNRAPYLNQQPVNISGTTVSDISSATITGDELLVTFSKTMQASSALNANQFGVRFDGSTIGIQSYYISGNSLKLMLSSVVKSGQTVDLSYMSGSGTISDQSGNLLTPFTALSVQNQTGVAGNSSTAGRPSYLGTLAASEFGKEYPLLKSDSSTAADDRSVYSQSVKRYNLTADRLAASYDYVYKQGTSTLAFEVPSTDQSAYVSVPLKPLLDAVNRDSKATFLLRYGDHLYRLALNDVNMNSLAATLISDSKNISLVLRLEKVPAGTFTPFEQKLQSQGLQTVTGLMDIRLSAVVSSNYANTTALSVPAEYAVRTTATLNSEQVSAARLDLAYYDAAYLPTKLSSAGSYTVVTASTVGNQVVGTFLSTRSFTDMNSHWSKSIVSQLAAKNIIDSSYGSTFKPEQKITRAEFAVMLSRGLGLLGNRETAQRFRDVQPSTQTGDYIGAAAKAGVITGNTDATFRPNDNITREQLAIMIIRAMEYTGHPITLNGTSATALAAFKDRSKIQNQAAEFVAKAVQQGIILGMTTTEFQPQGNATRAQAAVMLQRMLTMAGYL; this comes from the coding sequence ATGAAAAGAAAAATTACCATATGGGCAGCACTCATTCTGGCAGGAGATTTGCTATTGGGGACTGTCTCCCCAACACTTGGACTTGGAACACCGGCAGTCTATGCTGCGGGTGAATTTGGAATGTCAGCAACTTCGCCGGCCGCAGGAGAGAAAAATATCAGCCTAGGTTCCTCGATCAAATTGAGCTTTGACCGTGTGGTAAATCCCCAGAACGGGGATATCACGATAACTCAGGCTGGGAATCCCTTTGTCACTGTATCTGTTGGCACTTTGGGTCTAGTCGGCAGCTCCAATTACTATGAAATCAGATGGGGGGCTGACAAGCCGTTAGAGCCTAACAAGAGCTATACCGTATCGCTCCCTAAAGGATTGTTCAAAGACGGATCAGGAGCTGAGTCATCCGCGGTATCCTGGGAATTTACCACTTCTCCGGAAGCAAGTCAGGGAGTATCGATAACGGAGTTTTCGCCGGTGAACAACTCGCGGGTAGATTCGGCAACACTAAATCAGCTGAGCTTCAAACTGGATAAAAAACTGCAAAAAGGCGGAGGGTCTGCCAAGCTTATCTCTTCAGCAGATAACACGCTTGTTCAGGAGTTCAAATTCAAGGATGGAGAACCTAATGTTAATGTGCAGACGGATGGGACTACCACTGCTGTAAGTATGACATTGGCCAGTAAGCTAACCCCAGGGAGTACATATTATGTGTTGATTGATAACTATGCGCTAAAAGATGATGAGAACCGGACATTCTCCGGGGTCTCCAGCGGCAGCATATGGAGCTTCACAGCCAAAAGCACTGGAGCAGGCGCCAACGTTTCTCCTGCCGGGGGTTCTACTGGAGTAAATCCTACTAGTGATCTTCTGCTAGGTTTTGACCGTCCGATGATGCCGAATGCGGGAGTGATCTCGCTTGCACCGGTTAACAGTTCGGGGGGGCCAAGATATTTTAACGTCAACTCTACAGCGGTTACCGGAGGCGGTACGCCGACAATTACAATAGACGCGGCCTCAGAAGCAAATCCTCTGCTGGAAAAAACTATGTATACCGTTACTGTGCCGCAGGGAGCTTTTCATGATCAGGATGGAAATTTATTTCCGGCTTCAGGTCCGCTTACATGGAGTTATACCACAAGTGAAGTCAAGGGGTTTGGCATCGAGGCCCTTTCTCCGGCAGACCGCAGCGAATCGGTAAGTCTAAATCCGGCGATCAAAATTACCTTTAACCGGAATGTTGTTCTTAATAATAAGGTAGCCGGTCCGGTAATCCTATATAAAGGGGATGGAACAAAGCTGGAATCCACCCTCTCAGCGGGCGCCTCAGCCAAAGAGTTCATTGTAACTCCCGCTGCAGCATTTGACAATAATACGACGTACTACTTGGATATTGCGAATGGCGCTTTTGTGGATGCCAACAACAGCCAAGTGATCTACAGTGGACTAAGCGGCAAAAATGCCTGGAGCTTTCAGACCTATTCTCTGGACAAGACTGCTCCCGTGCTTAAGTCGGCCCAAGTAGAGAATAACCGCACGATCCGTCTGAAATATGACGAGGCGCTGAAAACAGAGGCAGCGCTGCTGCCATCCAGCTTTGCAGTTACCGTTAATGATGAGAAGCGCGCTATTGACGGTATTTCCATTCAAGGAGATAGTATCTATATCACGTTAAATACAGGGGTCACTGTAGGCCAGGTTATCAAGGTCAGTTATTCAGGCGGGCTGCGCCCCATTCAGGATTTGAGCGGTAATAATGCCAGTACCTTTTCACAGTATCAGGTAGTGAACGGAGTCCAGTCTGCGCTGACTACTATAAAAGACGGGACTCTTACCGGAAAAACTGTTTTGCTGAATTTTAATGATGCTCTGCAAGCAGTCAATCCCAATGCCTACAGCCAGTTCAACGTTTATGCAGATGGTTATTCGCTTGGGGTAAACGCTATATCATCCAGTGGCGCAAAGATAAATTTAAGTTTAGATAACGCTGCAACGAACACCCAGGTTATCCGGGTGTCCTATACTGCGGGCTCTTATCCCGTAGTGGATACGAACGGACAAAATGTAGCAAATTTTAGTGATTTTTATATCCGCAACAGTGCTGATAATGTGCCTCCGGGATTTCAGAATGCGGCAGGTTCCGGCAACAAAATCATACTGACGTATAACGAGGGGTTATCCTCAAGCAGTCTCCCAATGATCAGCCAGTTTTCCGTTCTGGTAGGCAGTAAACCTAACTACGTTACGGCAGTAGCCGCTGGCGGCAATCAAGTTACCTTGACGCTCCAGAGTGCGCTGGCGGTTAATCAGCCGACTACAGTTTCATATGTACCGGGGACTTCAGGGATCATCGATCTTAACGGTAACCGCGCTCCCTATTTGAATCAGCAGCCCGTAAACATTTCGGGAACCACAGTTTCAGATATTAGTTCAGCAACAATAACGGGCGACGAACTGCTAGTAACATTCAGCAAAACCATGCAAGCCTCATCAGCGCTGAACGCCAACCAATTCGGGGTCAGATTTGACGGCAGCACTATTGGTATACAATCCTACTATATCTCTGGCAATTCGCTTAAATTGATGTTATCCAGTGTCGTGAAGAGCGGTCAAACGGTTGATTTGTCCTACATGTCTGGTTCAGGGACGATCTCGGATCAAAGCGGGAATCTCTTAACTCCCTTTACCGCGCTCTCGGTACAGAATCAGACGGGGGTGGCAGGAAATTCCTCGACAGCTGGCCGTCCCTCATACCTGGGGACACTTGCAGCAAGTGAGTTCGGAAAAGAATATCCTTTGCTCAAAAGTGATTCCTCTACAGCAGCAGATGATCGTTCTGTATACAGCCAATCGGTAAAAAGATACAACCTGACCGCTGACCGCCTGGCTGCCAGCTATGATTATGTATACAAACAGGGTACTTCTACATTAGCATTTGAGGTGCCTTCAACCGATCAGTCAGCTTATGTGAGTGTGCCGCTCAAACCGCTGCTGGATGCAGTTAACCGTGACAGTAAGGCTACTTTCCTTTTACGTTATGGCGACCATTTGTACCGTCTCGCGCTGAATGACGTGAACATGAACAGTCTTGCCGCGACTTTGATTTCAGACAGCAAAAACATTTCGCTTGTACTGCGGCTGGAAAAGGTCCCTGCCGGAACCTTTACACCGTTTGAGCAGAAGCTTCAGTCGCAGGGGCTTCAGACCGTCACTGGACTTATGGATATCCGCTTGAGCGCAGTGGTGAGCAGCAATTATGCCAACACTACCGCGCTGAGCGTACCAGCAGAGTACGCAGTCCGTACGACAGCTACGCTGAATAGTGAGCAAGTTTCGGCGGCCCGGCTGGATCTTGCCTACTATGATGCCGCTTATCTCCCTACCAAGCTGAGTTCGGCTGGCAGTTATACAGTGGTTACAGCCAGTACTGTAGGCAACCAGGTCGTGGGCACATTCCTCTCGACCCGGAGCTTTACTGATATGAATAGCCATTGGAGCAAATCTATTGTGTCACAGCTTGCCGCCAAGAATATAATCGACAGCAGCTATGGCAGCACCTTCAAGCCTGAACAGAAGATTACCCGTGCAGAATTTGCGGTCATGCTAAGCCGCGGGCTGGGGCTGCTTGGCAACCGTGAGACGGCACAGCGGTTTAGAGATGTGCAGCCTTCCACCCAAACTGGCGATTATATTGGTGCGGCTGCCAAAGCGGGAGTGATTACCGGAAATACGGATGCGACATTCCGCCCCAATGATAATATCACCCGCGAGCAGCTGGCGATTATGATTATCCGGGCTATGGAGTATACCGGACATCCGATAACTCTAAATGGAACTTCTGCTACCGCATTGGCAGCATTTAAAGACCGCTCCAAGATTCAGAACCAAGCTGCTGAATTTGTTGCGAAGGCTGTGCAGCAAGGGATTATCCTGGGGATGACTACCACTGAATTCCAGCCTCAGGGGAATGCCACACGCGCCCAAGCTGCAGTTATGCTGCAGCGGATGCTTACCATGGCCGGATATTTGTAA